TGCAACACTACATGTAGTAAGATACATCAAAAGTCAACTTGATTTGGGACTGTTGATGAGCAGCAATAAATCAGGAAAGATCAGTGCTTATTGTGATGCTAATTGGGCATCATATGTGTTGTCCAGGAAGTCTGTGTCAGGTTTTGATATCAAAATTGGTAAATCTTTAGTTTCATGAAAATCAAAGGAACAATACTATATCAAGGAACTCAGTAGAAGCTGAGTACAGGAGCATGGCAATAATTATTGCAGAGCTAGTATGGTTACTAGGATTACTGTAGGAATTGGGAGCCAAAGTTGATCTACCTATAGAACTGTATTGTGAGAATAAAGCAGCAATACAAATTGCTTCAAATCCTATGTATCACGAATGCACAAAACACATAGAAATAAACTGTCATTTTATTAGAGAGAGACTGCAAGAAGGCACGATCAAAACTAAGTACATCACAAGGAAAGAACAGATGGCAGATGTCTTCACCAAAGCACTAAGGAAGTAGTTGCATAGTCTTATGTTGTTCAAGTTAGGGATGCTGGACATATTCCATCAcccaacttgagggggagtgtaGAAATGTGTAACTGAATGTACAGCTGGATTAGTCAGCTAGGTGGTTAGAGAGTTAGTTACAGAATTTAGTTTGTTAGTGTAGTTAGTTACAAATTAATTAAAGCAAATGATTGTTAGAACTTGTATATAAATAGTTGTACATGATCTAATGAGAAGCTAAGTCGATTACTTTTCTCATTCACCGTTTCATCCAAATTCTcctttctcttttctctctttcaaCTTCAATGGTTGTCATGTAGCTAGGATTCTAGCTTTCAACACCatcttaacaaaaattaaataaattattagtattagttaaaaatttaaaactaaagTATCACTATCCcccaacttaaaattattttttaaatttttttttaaaaaataatctaaaagaGTTCTTTTACCCTACTCCCTCCTCCATATACCCCTCGGTCCCCAACATCAACCCCCCTccagaaattatatttttaatatcttttataaaagttttataAAAAACTTCTTACCCCCACTCCTGGAACCACCCACCCCCTAACCCCCTCCCCTTCCATAAGAAAActagagaatttttttttatttctaaaaaaatttctaTCCCACCTCCTAAaggaattttataatttttttttgttttggatTAGATATATACAAAtgcttttaagaaaatattttctatttttatagagaatataacaaaaatgaaaattttcaaaactaaaaaattaaaaagaaaagaatttaaATGTTAAGCACGTGATATGagattaattatttgaatttgaaattatcTTTTGTTAAATGTTTGCCAAGGTGAAATTTTTTGTCTATGTAGAATagcatatgtttttttttaaaataaaaaagagagtgtattacacacatcaACACATATTAACTggggtgtgtttctcaaactaattaaagagtgatagtttaagtataaaactcacacttctaatagtttaaatatgaaactcaaaaaagaaaatactccctccgttttattttatatgagttaattTGATTTGACACGAAGTTTGAGAAAGAAATGGAgtcttttgaaatttatggtttaaaataattgataaatatttgtatgattataaatcatttcattaagagtaaatagatattttaaagtTACATTGTcacttaatataaaaatatatatatattttttggaatTGTCCAAAAATGATTAAGCTTTAAATAAAATCTTATTTAATTTACATACAGAGAAAAATTAGGTTCGAGCATACATTAGGAATAAAAACCTTCTTAGTAGTGAATGCTTTATCCAAAACATTTTGGGTGGAGTGAAATAGTGTAATTTGGAGTAAAGGCAAAATAGATTCTAGGTTCACTTCCTTTAAAGAATATTTGAAGATATAGTTATGTTtgaatatattcaaatataacTTCAAAAGTGAATTGCAaaacaaattttaatttattgactttgaaatatttataattaaacaCTAATTTTTATAGCGAAACGAATACTTAATTTGACCACTTGAAACATTTTAAATAGGTTGGTCCCATTCTTCACCGCCACCTACCGACCCGTTCATTTTATTTTCTCCCTACCTCAAGTTAATGCTTCTATGGACCACCACTTCTCTCTTTCAGGTTACAAATGATATTTTTTGCATGCGTTAATTAACAGAGGTTCGTTATCTAGATATAATAAAGTAAGTTCTAATTTCcttatttgtaattttttcttttgaggttaaatttaattaataataaataaccaCTAGACACTATCTGTGTACATATAAATTGgctaagaaaaaataattctatgcttatgttttatttcaaaattgtCCCGAGTATGAAGCTCAAATACACCAAAGCTGCTTATAATTGTGTGCTAGTACAAGATAATGATCTTTTAACTTTGACAATGATAGGTGTGAACCTCATGTTCAgctttgattatattatgataaGCTTTGATATATTATTGGGATTCTGCATCTTATATAAGAAtcccaataataataataaaatataagagGCAATGTGACTATGATACGAGCTGGCAGTGCCTATCCTTTTGGTATGTTGTCTGAATAGTTACTCTGCTTATAGCCTCCACGCCCACTCTCACACCCCCCTTGCTTTAACTCCTTTCCCATTTTCTGTCTCTTCTCTCAGCTCTCCAATCATTTCACTCACCAAACAACCTATTTATGTCAAGTCTTGAGCGTTATTAGCATCAATCTCAGCCTTTTCCCGCTGAGAGTATAGTTTTGCACGTATAAAAAATTGCTGACCATGTCTCTCCACATCTCCTCCATTGTATCCAGGTATATTTTGGTCCCAagattcttcttttcttgttcaCTACTTGAGGCATATTTAGAAATTCATTCAAATAGAGTGAGGGCTGATTCATCTTCTGTTTTTTCCCCCTTTCttgtttctctctctctctctctctacttATTGAAGACAACATCTAGCTTTGTCTAACAGAAATGGTAccaaaattattcaaattaataGTTCTCTGCTTATCCTCCAACTCATGTTTTACTTCTTATAGGCAGAAAGTTTTCACTTTGCAATCTTGCTTGCGAATATTATGAGGAGAATAAGATTATGATTCATATGTGGAGTGTAAACGGGGACCAGAATACAGTTTCCTTTAAGCCCTCCGGTTCATTTCTTTGTCTAATTTTGACATGAGACGAGGTCTTTTAAATCTTGAGGTCTTGTATTAAAAATGGGtagaatgtatcaaaatgttCTTTAATCTTCTATTCTTAAACATGTCAATGTGGAAAGTTATAATTATACAGTTATCAAAAAAGCATAGAGTAACTCTTTTTGAAACGAACTAACAAGGAAAGTAAGACGAACAAATTGAAATGGGGGAGTAGATACAAACTTGaataagttgtagttctttGTTGAATAAATTCAATTTAATTATACGTAGTGAAAAATGATgctactccctccgtcccaattTATTTATGTGGCGTACTTACTTTTTAAGTATGTCTCAAAAAGAATGTCAGAACTTCCTTTTCTACAAATAATTATTCTTTAGACTTCTTATTTCACCCTTAATAATATAGTTACAGAAATGATCAGTCAAATCGCCACATAAATTGGAATGGAGGGGAGTACTCTAGTCGTAAAGAGAAAGATGTTTGTGGTGTTATCTCCTTTAGCTTTCTCTAAATCCTTGCGAAAAATgtatattttcttgatattttgtGACTTTCTTTCCTCATGtctgaaaagaaagaaaataaggaaCAATGCTACTTGAAATCTGTTACTTTACTGATGTCAGGTCCTTCTTCATTTTTGTTACTAGGTACCTGAATTCTTGCAAGCTACACGAGGTCCTTCCCAATGCTGCTGTGCTATCTCAGCTATATAAGGTGGTCATCTTTTCAAATATCTAGTTACTCTCCTCTTATATACGACAATGAAAAACTGTATTTTAATTGAGCTAATTTCATTTTTCCAGTCCTCTTTCTTTCTGAATCTGTCCTTTAGTTCTTTCGAGCTATATGAGAGGGCTCATTTTATGTTCATGGCAAGTGAAATATTAGTGAATTGATGTGTAGCAATATAATGCTACACTTACATCTAATGATAAAATTTTACTGCAATACGATAATATCTATTTCGTAATATTGTGAACAGATTCTCTCGTGCTGTTAATAGTGTAAAAAGATTCTTCTTTTAAGGAATTAAATTAGACCAGGATCATTAAAAGTTTGGTCGCCTTTTAGCAGGCCAGTATGCAGGAGAACGTTCAAAAGAGGAGCACTCTAGTAGTTCCACTTGATGAGCTTGAAGATGATGACATGTTGCCTCTTGTCGATATATTGCTTAAGGTCCACCTTTTCAATGTTGATGCAGTAGACATACTTTCCACATCAAAATCGGTTGTGAATCAAGAATCTGTGGTGTCCTTAATGCGTGCAGTCAATTCAACACTCCGAATTGTTGATCTTCAGGATACACTATTTAGAAAGGATATCTTGTGGTATGTCCGAATACACTATTGTGTAAAGTGAAGATTGAATACCATTTTGTCTTTCTCATTTATCCTTCTCCAGTAACTGAAACCTGGAAAAGACTTTGAAAAAGAACCTAATTTTCTCCTAAATATAGGACAACTAGAAAAAGGTGAAATACATGTTTGCTCTTATAAAGTTGTGACTTTAATGTGCATAAGACGATAGATTGCATCTGCGGTTTGACACTATCAAGAAATGACAAATTGTCGAAAAGAGAGATCTGTAAGTTCACAATCATAACTTCTTTTTTTGAATTCTGGCCTCTGCAGGGATCTTTTTCAAGGTGGTTTGAATTGTCAATTGCTAAAGCTGAGGTCCACTGAGATTCAAAAGTTGAATATGGTTGGAAGCTTCAAGAAGTTACACACCCTTAACCTGGATTTTTGTTCTTCTCTCACTAGCTTAGAGAAGGATTGCTTTACTTGCATGCCAAAACTGATGCGCCTCTCCATGTGTGGGACTAGAATAGCTGATCTCTGGACAACTCATGCAGCTTTGTCTAGGCTTCCTTCTTTGACAGAACTGAGGTTTCAAAATTGCATTTGTTGCAAAGATACTGGGCCATGTCTTGCATCATCCAGTAAGATGACAAATCTTCCTGTTTCTGAAATAACTTAAATCAGGTTATTCACGTAAGGACTTTGACAGCAACAGTAGAATATTTAATCAGAAATGTGACTATAAATTTCATATGCAGATGGTGCTGGCAGTCCAGCTTCTGTTGTCAATTTTTTGATAAACGAGGACTCACTTAATGATTCAGCAGATAAAGTATCATATCATTTTGGAGGAATTCTTTCATCAGATCCCTCTTTTGTTGCAATAAGTGGAAGGGCAGATTTGCAACTTGAGGTCTATAACTTTGCTTTATGCTTGCAGTGGTTGACTAAAGTTCTTGTTTTTTATATCTCAGACATCTATATTCTTCAATATATTTATCAGGTTTCATTCGGTGATTTGCATGTTCAAGGGAGAGATGATTGTCCTGAGAATATAAACTTGAAACTGAGAGATACTTCAGTTGTTTCCAAGATGTATCTTTATTGTCATCCTTCACCAATCTGCTATGAGAAGCACTACAGGGAATACATGATTGCATCATTGCCTCATCTACGAGTTCTAGATAACTTTCATGTAAGAAAACTAGACAGAGAAATGGCAAATACTGTTTTCTCGCAGTACTATGAGTATCTTCCATACAAACGCCGGCAGAAAGAAAATGTTGCAGGTGTTTTACATATGCGTGAAACAGGTAGAGGTAATGCATACCACAACAAATCCTCTCGGATAAAGGAGGTAGATTCATGTAGGAAAAGTCCACATTTCTATTCAAGGTCCCTCTGTGCAGCCAAACTTGGTTCATCTGCTTCTCCTTCCCTGCACACAATGtctaataatagcaataatatcAAAGAAGGGAGCGAGAGCCTTCGACCAAGACAGTTCGAGTATCACCCCACTAATCCTAGTCTAATGGCTTTTGGAACTTTGGATGGggaggttgttgttgttaaccATGATGCTGGAAATATTTTCAGTTACATTCCACTCTTTGGGGTGACTAATAGCATCTTGGGCCTCTGTTGGCTTAACAAGAATCCATCTAAGGTATGCTGTTTTCTCAACTACTGCAACTAACATTATAGTTGCTTCATAGATCATATTAAGATTTACTCTTGAGGTCTTGCTCCTAGTTTTATGAAGACATTTTCAGATGGCAGATAAGGCTCCGATTGTTGAATTACATGCTGTAAATGTGAAGATTATCTGCCTTGTTTTTAATTTGATGCGTTCTAAAATACTGAGTTTTGGTTATTTTCCATCCTAAAAGTAGGATGACATTCATATTTTAGATAGTATAATGCTACAGAGCATAAGTTCTTCGAAAGCTCATTTCTACTGCATTGTAGTGTGCATTCCCACTATGAGACATGTCCCAACTCATTAGATTCTCCCTGAAAGTTTGTTGTTGTTCGACTTATGTGTATCCTCCTTCTTTCCTCAGCATGTCATCGAGCATGACTACATTGGGGTCAAACTTGTATAATATGAGTTCCATAATTTTGGCTGTATCCAAATTGTAGAAATAAAAGAGGGGAAGTGATAGATTAGAAATATAGAATAGATTGAGGTaccatatttgattgatataaGGTAGCTTGTGTAAACAATCTATATACTTGTCGTTTATTTCCTATTATAAGTGCATGAGTTCATCTTCCATCATTTGACTTTCTGATACCTTAATCTTTACTCACTCACATTGAAGCAGTGATGTAAGAATATATCAAAGCTGCACTTTTTGAGTGTGGTCACTATATCCAAATTCCTAGTAGTCTTTCTTTAAGTACTGTTTTCATTTTCTAAGGATCATGTAGAAGCCGAGTCTCTGTCCATTTGTTGATGTGTTCATGATGATCATAAGAGATTTTAACAGCATAAGTAAAAGTATGCAGAGACACCTAgctgaaaaaaaaatcataaatcacaTGCAAGTAAAAGGTTTTCTGAGACTTACTCCTAGCTGAACGTGAAATTACGTGATGTCTAATTATTAAAACTCTTATTTCCTCGCAAACTAATATGCTCGAAAAGCTAGTTCCTTCTATTCTGCTGTGTCGATTGATCTTATAAGGTGGATTTTCTGCTAAAAGTCATGACATCCCCGATGTATATAACCAAAACATATGTACTAAtgttttccatttttatttcatcaCTTTTTTTTTGGGAGCTGCTGATGAATTACACTTTGTTTTCACAAATCAGCTCCTTGCCGGTTCTGACAGTGGCTCTTTGAGATTGTATGACATCAGTGACACATTGCAAAAGGCAGAGAGTAGCTGTAGCAGTTCCGGCCCTGTTGTGTTTGATAAATTTGAACAGTTGACTTCACTTCATGTTAATTCTACGGATGATCAGTTTCTTACAAGTGGTTATTCGAAGAAAGTTGCTATATATGATATTTGTAGTGGCAAGCGCTTGCATTTGTTCAGTGATATGCACAAAGAACCCATTAATGTGGCGAAATTTGCACATTACTCTCCAAACCTGCTAGTCACTTCATCATTTGATCGTGATGTCAAATTGTGGGATTTAAGACAGACACCAAATCAACCCTGCTATACAACCTCGAGCTCAAGGGGAAACGTGATGGTTTGCTTCTCTCCAGATGACCTGTATCTGCTGGTATCGGCTGTAGACAATGAGGTACCTTGATCAATACAACATATtatgttagtaaactgtattgaaaaatattaaacagtaacaataacttctgaaagtaataaaaaaaaaacaaaatctggaatgaatctgaaaataataacagtatataaaaaattattgtaagaacaaaatcgagcccactgaatacacagtgtgtccttaaggaaattattcccctcaaagtacccgaggttttggaatctttccttcCACGAtggaacgatttactcaccaaagtagaggtactgcaaatctttggtgactgcgaaccatTTGAAGgctgtatatcacacgagttttaggaagtacagaaagaagaagaagatgttttTTCAGAAATTTCGTATGAAACGGATTAACAGCAACAACTCTGTCGGAATATAGCCGTTACAAACAGCAACAACTCTGTCGGAATGGCATCATCGCCGCCGACAGAACTTTTCAGGCCACCGGATCAGTCCAAAGAACTATACAATCTTCGACTAAGCAAAACTCTTCAAGAATCGTCTCAATCGGACATCCGAAGCCCCGGGAATATTGAAAAACCAGACGCGATCACTGAACGAGAAATCGTTTCTAGCTCCAATTCTGTGAATTGTTTTGATAAACCACCAATTGAGAATGTTAGAACAACATCTCAGCTACAACATATCCGAAAATCAAGCAATTTCAGCAAGGCAATCGAGAGAAATGAAGCCGCGACTGTCCAGCGAAACTCCGGCGAGTCGCCGACCAATCGGGATGTCTTTTGTATGCCCGCCGATGGTATTCAAGTTGGCGCACCACCTGGGGTTGGTTTCCCACCTCAGTGCGCCCCTCATAATAAAAGCCCAGCCCCAATAGATGACGGAGTCGCCGGCACTCTACTGTTGAACTTCGACGCCGGAGTTCCGGTGACATTCGAACTTCAAGACCAATGCCAAAGTGTAGAGGAGCTCAACACGAATACAACCATACAAAAATCTCCATCAAATTCATTACCAATCTTGTCAAATATCAGTTCAAAGGATTCAGGCGGCTGCAAGACTTCCGGCGACGGCGGCGTCACCACGAATGTCGacgaaaatataaattttccaATGGGTTTTGATCACGATGCAACGAAGAACACAGAAATCCCAAAAGACCCATTGAATTCACTCTCTAACGATTCGAATTTGGGAATTAGGGTTACGCTTCCACTGGCCAGAGGCGGCGAAACGGCGGGGCTCCGAACACGGGTTTCATAATTTGGATCGAAAGTAGGGGTCCAAACTTGAAACCGCATATAGACACCGTCAATGTACATACGCTTGTTATCTAAAATGGTGGCTCTATCAAGTTCGGAGCCCCGCCGCTTCGCCGCTTCGCCGCCTCCGGCCAGTGGAAGCGTAACCCTAATTCCCAAATTCGAATCGTTAGAGAGTGAATTCAATGGGTCTTTTGGGATTTCTGTGTTCTTCGTTGCATCCTGATCAAAACCCATtggaaaatttatattttcgtTGACATTCGTGGTGACGCCGCCGTCGACGGAAGTCTTGCAGCCGCCTGAATCCTTTGAACTGCTATTTGACAAGATTGGTAATGAATTTGATGGAGATTTTTGTATGGTTGTATTCGTGTTGAGCTCCTTTACACTTTGGCATTGGTCTTGAAGTTCGAATGTCACCGGAACTCCGGCGTCGAAGTTCAACAGTAGAGTGCCGGCGACTCCGTCATCTATTGGGGCTGGGCTTTTATTATGAGGGGCGCACTGAGGTGGGAAACCAACCCCAGGTGGTGCGCCAACTTGAATACCATCGGCGGGCGTACAAAAGACATCCCGATTGGCCGGTGACTCGCCGGAGTTTCGCTGGACAGTCGCGGCTTCATTTCTCTCGATTGCCTCGCTGAAATTGCTTGATTTTCGGATATGTTGTAGCTGAGATGTTGTTCTAAAATTCTCAATTGGTGGTTTATCAAAACAATTCACAGAATTGGAGCTAGAATCGATTTCTCGTTCAGTGATCGCGTCTGGTTTTTCAATATTCCCGGGGCTTCGGATGTCCGATTGAGACGATTCTTGAAGAGTTTTGCTTAGTCGAAGATTGTATAGTTCTTTGGACTGATCCGGTGGCCTGAAAAGTTCTGTCGGCAGCGATGATGCCATTCCGACAGAGTTGTTGCTGTTTGTAACGGCTATATTTTTGAGAGCGTATTTGTTTGAACCgccaatcataactttgtttgatctctttgaacctagttcttgggatctccagtttACTAGGTAGAGTTATCGCCATGATGACTagtcctaggccttaaccccattcccctcgatgatctttcaacagcctctctatataggccttttgttagtggatctgatacgttatctcttgactttacgtagtcaatagtgataacaccactagagagtagttgtctaacagtattgtgtcgcCGTCGAATGTAACGCGATTTTCCGTTATACATAACGCTTCCTGCCCTCCCTATTaccgcttggctatcacaatgtatacatatgggtgccaaaggtttgggccaaaatggaatatcttccaaaaaatttcggagccattcagcttcttcaccagccttgtctaaagctataaattcagactccattgtagagcgggcgatgcatgtctgttttgatgattttcaagacactgctcctccaccaacggtgaaaacatatccacttgtggatttaacttcagatgatccggtgatccagtttgcatcactatatccctcaattactgcgggatatttattataatgcaaagcatagttttgggtgtgtttcaaataccccaagactcgtttcattgccatccaatgagtttgattgggattattcatgaatcgactcaacttgctaataacacatgctatatctggtcgtgtacaattcataatatacatcaaacttcccaaaattcgtgcatagtccaattgtgagtcacttttaccttcattcttttgaagtgcaaaatttacatcaattggagtttttgcaacattgaaatttaaatacttgaacttatcaagtatgttttcaatataatgtgactgtgataatgctagaccttgtggagttttatggatcctaattcctaagatcaagtcagcaacccctaagtctttcatgtcaaatttgctagcaagcatacgcttcgtagcatttaCATCGGCAAtttctttactcattatcaacatgtcatcaacatataaacaaacaatgacttcatgatttggagtatttttaatgtaaacacatttgtcacactcattaatcttaaatccatttgccaacattgtttggtcaaatttcgcatgccattgtttaggtgcttgtttaagtctataaagtgacttaacaagtttgcacactttcctttctttacctggaactacgaaaccctcaggttgttccatgtaaatttcttcctccaattctccatttaagaaagccgtcttaacatccatttgatggatttcaagaccatatacagctgcaagtgccactaacacccgaataaatgttatccttgttaccggcgagtatgtgtcaaagtaatcaaggccttctttttgtctataacctttgaccacaagtcttgccttatatttatcaatagtgccatcaactttcattttccttttaaatatccattttgatcctaaaggtttatttccaggaggaagatcaaccaatttccatgtatggttatttaaaattgattgaatctcactattgattgcctctttccaaaatgctgaatcagaagaagacattgcagctttaaatgtttgaggctcattttcaagcaagaatgtcacaaaatctggtccaaaggaagtagatatcctttgacgtttgctacgccttggatcctcttcggttggtttactttcctttggtTCTACTCgtggtcgtttagatctttcacttgaggaaTCACATTTAGTTTTAtaaggataaatatttttaaggaattcagcattatctgattcaattaccgtattaacattaatttcaggattgtccgatttgtgaaccaaaaatcgacaagctttgctgtttgtagcatagccaataaaaacacaatccacggtctttggtctgatttttacccttttgggcaatGGAACTTtgacctttgctaaacacccccacactttgaaatatttcaagttgggttttcttcctttccatagttcatatggaatagtttgtgttttgcattggggtactctgttgagtattcgattagctgtaaggatagcttccccccacaagttctgcggtaaacatgaacttattaataaagcatttatcatttcttttaatgttcggttTTTCCTTTCCGCAATTCCATTTGTTTGTGGTGTGTAGGGGCAgtaatttgatgaataattccatattctaaacatatctcttcaaaaggagattcgtattctccacccctattacttctaatcatttttatctttttattcaattgattttccacttcattcttgtattgcttaaatgcatcaattgattcatccttactattaagcaaatacacataacaatatctagtgcaatcgtcaataaaagttataaaatacttcttcccaccacgagttggtgtagacttcatatcacaaatgtctgtgtgaatcaattctaagggactagaatttctttcaatagatttataaggatgcttagtatacttagattcaacacatacttgacattttaatttattgcaatcaaagttaggcaatatatttaagttaatcagttttcgcaaggttttatgattgacatgtcctaaacgtgaatgccataaattatttgactcaagtaagtaagaagaagcttgaactttattatcatcaacaaccattacatttagtttgaaaagaccctcagtgaggtagccttttcctagatacatttcattcttactgacaactactttgtctgaaactagaacacacttgaatccattcttgataagaagactggcagacaccaaattcttttgcatttctggaacatgataaactttgttcagcgtcaccaccttatcggatgtcattttcagaaatactcttccatatccttcaaccttagcagttgcagaatttcccatatagatcgtcgcatcaagtgctgcaggggaataagtagagaaggcttctcggactgtacacacatgcgaagtagctcccgaatcaagccaccattctttgggattacctactaggttgcattctgatagcattgcacacagatcatcgataccttctttattttccaccatattggcttgtccctttctcttgtcttttttcggaagacgacaatctggagctttgtggccaactttcccacaattataacaattgctcttgaactttttcttgttctgctcctgattcCTTCCAAAAGattgcttccttttcttattctttggagcaacatcttcaacgatgttcgctcccataattgttgaatttccaCGCGACTTCTTTTCTactgttttgttatcttcctcaatcttgagacgaatcacaagatcttccaacttcatttccttacgcttgtgctttagataatttttgaaatctctccacgaaggaggcaacttttctatcattgcagccacttgaaatgcttcattaactaccataccttcagcaataaggtaatgaaaaataagttgtagttcttgaacttgggttccaacagttctgctatctatcattttataatctaggaacttagcaaccacaatttgttttcaagcatgcgtcttcagtcttgtacttcttctcaagtgcatcccacaattctttagaagttttcacagcactgtagacattgtacaaatcatcatccaaagcacttagaATGTAGCCCTTGATAGAA
The sequence above is a segment of the Solanum dulcamara chromosome 11, daSolDulc1.2, whole genome shotgun sequence genome. Coding sequences within it:
- the LOC129873188 gene encoding protein DWD HYPERSENSITIVE TO UV-B 1-like isoform X1, with the translated sequence MSLHISSIVSRYLNSCKLHEVLPNAAVLSQLYKQASMQENVQKRSTLVVPLDELEDDDMLPLVDILLKVHLFNVDAVDILSTSKSVVNQESVVSLMRAVNSTLRIVDLQDTLFRKDILWDLFQGGLNCQLLKLRSTEIQKLNMVGSFKKLHTLNLDFCSSLTSLEKDCFTCMPKLMRLSMCGTRIADLWTTHAALSRLPSLTELRFQNCICCKDTGPCLASSNGAGSPASVVNFLINEDSLNDSADKVSYHFGGILSSDPSFVAISGRADLQLEVSFGDLHVQGRDDCPENINLKLRDTSVVSKMYLYCHPSPICYEKHYREYMIASLPHLRVLDNFHVRKLDREMANTVFSQYYEYLPYKRRQKENVAGVLHMRETGRGNAYHNKSSRIKEVDSCRKSPHFYSRSLCAAKLGSSASPSLHTMSNNSNNIKEGSESLRPRQFEYHPTNPSLMAFGTLDGEVVVVNHDAGNIFSYIPLFGVTNSILGLCWLNKNPSKLLAGSDSGSLRLYDISDTLQKAESSCSSSGPVVFDKFEQLTSLHVNSTDDQFLTSGYSKKVAIYDICSGKRLHLFSDMHKEPINVAKFAHYSPNLLVTSSFDRDVKLWDLRQTPNQPCYTTSSSRGNVMVCFSPDDLYLLVSAVDNEVKQLLSVDGRLHTDFGIASTGSAHNYTRSYYMNGRDYVISGSSDESVVRICCAQTGRRLRDYYLEDHALESPILVQSLRSDPFRHFHLAVLASYVRSSSRRDIISVNLLESGQYGDEYSKRGDFSSCYDHGG